A region of the Phaseolus vulgaris cultivar G19833 chromosome 11, P. vulgaris v2.0, whole genome shotgun sequence genome:
GTCACGAATCCGTACCTTACTTAACATTTGTTTTCTCTGAAATAATGTCTGTGACACTGATAATTGAAGTTAGGCAGGGCGAAAGTTGTTGACAGTTCAATAAGTATTTTTTGAATGATGAAATTCCAATTGGAGAGCGGAAAAATATGTTTTCCCTTATTAGTATGGAAATGGATTTCTTGCATTTGCACATTTGTGTACTAGCACCGTTAGTTGAAGATTGAATGATCTATATTTTTAGATGCGTATTTTAAGTCAAACAACACAAATCATATGGTTATATTCTATCTATATTTTATAAGTTGGGTGATACTTATCCAATGGTTTTTATTGTCTAAATGTATGGATTCCTTGATTATTACTTGGAATGTGTTGATGGTGGGGCACTCAGCAGAAGGTAGTCATTGTCTGTATGGGCGTTTTCCTTGCAGGGAATCACCATGGAACGGGTCTTAGCAGAGGGAATAGTAGAATGGCTGTGTCAAGGGGGAAGACTAACAAGAAGGTGGCTGGTATTATTTTAGTGCTCGTCAATTAAAAAACCTCGAGGTTAACAAGTAAATTCttcatttcattattttctgttttttttttctttttccaaatCATCAGACGAGGACACATGCAAGGCTGAACTTGGTGTTGATAAAGGGTTTTGTGAAGCTCCTTGGCCAGGGGAATTTACCTTGTTAAATTATGGTCTTTTGGAAGGCTCCAAGGATAGGAATCATGATGTCGTACATCCTTGTTCATCATCTGAAGAATTTGAGCGGTTTCATTCTTTTTACTTGAAATTCATGACTGTTGTGAGAGAATTCTTCTTGCCTCCGGAGCGAAACAGATTTGGTCTGGTTTCAAATAGGTCAATGCTTTCGTCCCTAGGTGTTGGTGATTATGGCCCATGGTTTGCGGTTCAGTACCAAGCTGGATGTTCAAGTTGTTCAAATATTCTTAAAGAAGAGGATGACTTAAACTATGTTTTGCAGATGAATAATTATTGTGTTAAAGAGGTGAACAAAACCTTTCTATCTTTTGTTCCATACCATGAAGTATATGCCATAATTTATATTCCACCATTGTTCCTGTATCCTATGCCTAATAATAGTTGTGGACTAGTTTATTTAACTAATGAAGCCACACTACCAATACGCAAGCATCCATACTTCTTTCAATTAATACATCCATTTTTGGAACTTACcctgttttttttttgcatttagCTGGAAGGTAATGCATATGATCAAGAGCCCATTCTACCAGCAAATAAGCCATATGTACTCCTATTTGTTGATAGATCATCTGAATCCTCAGAAACCAGGGGTAAAAGTAAGGGAGCTCTTGAAGCTTTTAGAGAATTGGCACAACACCATCATAGTGCGAATCAAGCAGGTAAAAGGAATAATGACAGTGATGATAAATACTATCATGGTTTGAAGAGTACATCTGAACATCCTAGGTTAAAGTTGTCTATGCCAACTCAGAAGATTAAACTAAAAGAGAAGATTTCTTCTGTCATGATTATAAATGAGGGTAAGCAAGTTAGTTTAGACAATGTACCTTCTGATCTTCAAGGGAGTTCTTTGAATGAAATATTGGCCTATCTCCTCCAGCgaaagaatgatagaaaactaAGCTCCCTAGCAAAGGATTTAGGCTTCCAACTTTTATCTGATGATATGGATATCAGGTTAGCTAGTACACAACAACCATATTCAGAAGTTCAGTCAAATCAAATTCCAACAGAAACCTCTGAACAAGGCCATACAGATACTGTGATGCTGGATGGAGATCCATATAGATCTTCTGGAGAGGTTAAGGAAAATCCCAAATCGACTGAGCTATCTTCTCGGCATGATGAAGTGAATAGACCTTCTATCATCTCACATGAAGAGAAATTATCTGTGCAGCCTGGGGAATCTGTTGCAGATTATGAACTTTCTACTGCCAAATTTGTGAGATCAGATACAGATGATTCTTCGGGTGGAAACAATTATGAGGAAGAACTGACTCATGTTCTTGGTTTTAAAGGTTCATTTTTCTATTCTGATGGTAATTATCAGTTACTTGAAAGACTCACGGGTGGTTTTGGAGTTCCATCTTTGGTTCTAGTTGATCCCATTCAGCAGCAACATTATGTTTACCCCGGTGAGAAAAGTTTCAACTTTTCTTCACTATATGATTTTCTTTCTGAGTTTCTTAATGGAACCCTACATCCTTATCAGCGGTCAGAATATGTACTTCGAGGTCAAAAGGGGCCCATCCATCCTCCATTTGTTAACTTGGATTTTCATGAGATAGATTCTATACCTCAAATCACCGCTCATAGTTTCTCTGAACTTGCTATTGGTTTTAATCATTCTAACAAAGAAGATACTTCCAATGCATGGAATAAAGATGTCTTGATATTGTTCAGCAATAACTGGTGTTCTTTCTGCCA
Encoded here:
- the LOC137831870 gene encoding uncharacterized protein isoform X1; translation: MKLTSLTVFVIAIASLCILPQYPCSSSSQSQFQWQILTKHNFSSQIRLHNHLLLLVALPWSGEARSLMNDVSLAVSAKPKEFASLKLMLMHRNTEKVLADSIGATDEITLVYFHYSVSYKYRGRLRAQNILFSLNPYISLAPEEVPLTALNSPLDLRAFLDSTDKATVLVDFCGWTPKLLAKSTKDNGTQNSFTVLGNHHGTGLSRGNSRMAVSRGKTNKKVADEDTCKAELGVDKGFCEAPWPGEFTLLNYGLLEGSKDRNHDVVHPCSSSEEFERFHSFYLKFMTVVREFFLPPERNRFGLVSNRSMLSSLGVGDYGPWFAVQYQAGCSSCSNILKEEDDLNYVLQMNNYCVKELEGNAYDQEPILPANKPYVLLFVDRSSESSETRGKSKGALEAFRELAQHHHSANQAGKRNNDSDDKYYHGLKSTSEHPRLKLSMPTQKIKLKEKISSVMIINEGKQVSLDNVPSDLQGSSLNEILAYLLQRKNDRKLSSLAKDLGFQLLSDDMDIRLASTQQPYSEVQSNQIPTETSEQGHTDTVMLDGDPYRSSGEVKENPKSTELSSRHDEVNRPSIISHEEKLSVQPGESVADYELSTAKFVRSDTDDSSGGNNYEEELTHVLGFKGSFFYSDGNYQLLERLTGGFGVPSLVLVDPIQQQHYVYPGEKSFNFSSLYDFLSEFLNGTLHPYQRSEYVLRGQKGPIHPPFVNLDFHEIDSIPQITAHSFSELAIGFNHSNKEDTSNAWNKDVLILFSNNWCSFCQRMEMVVREVYRAIKGYVDMLNRGTQNMEGISDHENFDQVMMKLPVLYLLDCTLNDCDLILKSLDQREVYPALILFPAEKKKPLLYEGDMAVIGVMKFVAEHGSNFHKLIRDKVAVLWQSERAGKNQNLYDALLTDLNPELLQSHSKYHGAPGHDRMLDQVVRPNPMSSPATNGLHEALPHVVIGSVLIATEKLLGVHPFDASKILIVAANEVTGFQGLILNKHIEWSSLPKLEEELEKLKEAPLSLGGPVMKTGMPLLSLTRTVSGNHLPEILPGIYLLDQVTTIRKIEELKSANQPVGDYWFFLGYSSWGWKQLHDEMAEGAWNLSEDATRHLNWP
- the LOC137831870 gene encoding uncharacterized protein isoform X2, whose amino-acid sequence is MKLTSLTVFVIAIASLCILPQYPCSSSSQSQFQWQILTKHNFSSQIRLHNHLLLLVALPWSGEARSLMNDVSLAVSAKPKEFASLKLMLMHRNTEKVLADSIGATDEITLVYFHYSVSYKYRGRLRAQNILFSLNPYISLAPEEVPLTALNSPLDLRAFLDSTDKATVLVDFCGWTPKLLAKSTKDNGTQNSFTVLGNHHGTGLSRGNSRMAVSRGKTNKKVADEDTCKAELGVDKGFCEAPWPGEFTLLNYGLLEGSKDRNHDVVHPCSSSEEFERFHSFYLKFMTVVREFFLPPERNRFGLVSNRSMLSSLGVGDYGPWFAVQYQAGCSSCSNILKEEDDLNYVLQMNNYCVKELEGNAYDQEPILPANKPYVLLFVDRSSESSETRGKSKGALEAFRELAQHHHSANQAGKRNNDSDDKYYHGLKSTSEHPRLKLSMPTQKIKLKEKISSVMIINEGKQVSLDNVPSDLQGSSLNEILAYLLQRKNDRKLSSLAKDLGFQLLSDDMDIRLASTQQPYSEVQSNQIPTETSEQGHTDTVMLDGDPYRSSGEVKENPKSTELSSRHDEVNRPSIISHEEKLSVQPGESVADYELSTAKFVRSDTDDSSGGNNYEEELTHVLGFKGSFFYSDGNYQLLERLTGGFGVPSLVLVDPIQQQHYVYPGEKSFNFSSLYDFLSEFLNGTLHPYQRSEYVLRGQKGPIHPPFVNLDFHEIDSIPQITAHSFSELAIGFNHSNKEDTSNAWNKDVLILFSNNWCSFCQRMEMVVREVYRAIKGYVDMLNRGTQNMEENFDQVMMKLPVLYLLDCTLNDCDLILKSLDQREVYPALILFPAEKKKPLLYEGDMAVIGVMKFVAEHGSNFHKLIRDKVAVLWQSERAGKNQNLYDALLTDLNPELLQSHSKYHGAPGHDRMLDQVVRPNPMSSPATNGLHEALPHVVIGSVLIATEKLLGVHPFDASKILIVAANEVTGFQGLILNKHIEWSSLPKLEEELEKLKEAPLSLGGPVMKTGMPLLSLTRTVSGNHLPEILPGIYLLDQVTTIRKIEELKSANQPVGDYWFFLGYSSWGWKQLHDEMAEGAWNLSEDATRHLNWP